The region TTATCATACTCAAGAGCAATGTTTTCTTTCTTAACTCCAGGTAAATCTGCTGCTACGGTATATTTATTTTCATCTTCCTGTACATCTACAGTGAAATTTCCCATATTCATATTATTAAATTGTGCTGGTGCGAAAAAATCATCCGAGAAGAAGTTGTCAAACATTTTATCAAAAAAGTCGCCTCTTCTCATTAAACCATTATTATTATTTTTTCTAAAAGGAACCATTCCAAACATATTATCTAACCTCCTAAATTTTTTATATTAGTATTTATTATTATATGTGAATTTTTTATTTGAATTAGCTTTTATTAATGAATGTCTATTTGCTTTGAAGATTCTTTTCCTTTAACCTTTTTAGGCAAAATTATTTTGAGAACACCA is a window of Clostridium pasteurianum DNA encoding:
- the hsp18 gene encoding heat shock protein Hsp18 yields the protein MFGMVPFRKNNNNGLMRRGDFFDKMFDNFFSDDFFAPAQFNNMNMGNFTVDVQEDENKYTVAADLPGVKKENIALEYDNNYLTIGAKREDIVESKDDQNNFVRRERSYGESRRSFYVDNIDEANIDASFNNGVLKIVLPKKVKGKESTKRIDIH